The nucleotide sequence TACAACAAATTGAAGTGCTGAGTGGCCCGCAAAGCACGCTATTTGGCAAAAATGCTTCTGCCGGTGTTATAAGTGTTCGCACCATGGCACCATCTCATGATCTAGAAGGTAAGATTGAAGTAGGCGCTGGTAATTTCAATCAAAAATTAGTGAAAGGCCATATTACTAATGGTGTGACAGACGAGTTAGCTCTGAGTTTGTCGGGTGGTTTTAATAAGCGCGATGGTTACACTGATAGCGTTGTTGGATTGAATCAAATTAATAATCGTGACCGTTGGAATATTCGCGGACAAGCATTATATGAACCAACCGCTGATGTGACATTACGCTTTATTGCCGATTACAGTGAAATAGACGAAGCCTGTTGTACCGCTGCGGATGTTATAAATGGCCCAACAACCGGTGCTGTTAGAGCATTAGGGGGTATTGTACTTGATGATAGTGATCCCTTTATTTATAAATCATCGCTTAATATTGACCCAGACAACACCATAGAAGACAGTGGTGTTTCTGTGCAGCTTGATGTTGATTTTGATGGTTTTTCTTTTACCTCAATCAGTGCTCTGCGTCGAAATGACTCAAAATTTTTAAACGATGTTGATTATACCTCTCTCGATATTTTACAAGAAGGTGGGCACACTAAAATTGATACCTTTACGCAAGAGTTCCGTTTAACGTCTACAGGAAAGCAAAGATTAGAGTGGATGGTTGGTGCGTTTATCTTCCAAGAAGAAGTAGAAACGGGTGACACGCTATATTATGGCGACGATATTCGTAATTACTTTGATGTGCTGATGGCTGCAGGGGGTGCCGCTGGTTTATTAGCAGGTGTTGAAGGCGTTTACGGTCTTGCGCCAGGTACGTTCTTTTCAAATGAATCTTCAGTAAATTCAGAGTTTACTCAGGATAACGACGCTTATTCAATATTTGCTAATTTTGATTATCATATCTCGGACGACTTAACCGCAATCTTTGGGGTAAGTTACACGAAAGATGAGAAAAAAATTACGGCGCAACAAATCAATACTGATGTACTTTCCGGTATTGATATTGATACTGAGTTAACCGCTTTTAATGTGCCATTATCCTTTATTCCAACGCTGGCTCCTGCAATCCCAACCTTAAAAAGCCTACAGTTTTTACCACCGATGCCGAGCTTACCTAACTCAGTTGAACAACATAAAAGCAATGACAGTAAAACTACATGGTCAATGCGCTTAGCCTATGAGGTGAATGATAATATTAATATTTTTGCCTCTGCGGCAACTGGTTTCAAAGCATCATCATGGAATTTAGGACGAAACAGTAATCCTTTCGTTGCAGATCAAGCGGCATTAGAAAATGCTGGTCTTGCACTAGCTAACCAAACGTATGGCGGTAGGTTTGCTTCGCCAGAAGAAGCCAAGGTTTATGAGCTTGGTCTTAAAGCACGCTTTGATAAAGCGGCCTTTAACGTGACAATATTCGATCAAACTATTGAAGGCTTTCAATCGTCAATATTTATTGGTACCGGTTATGTATTAGCAAATGCGGGCAAACAAAGTACACAAGGTTTGGAATTTGACTCAACTTACAGCCCAACAGAAAACTGGGCATTTACCTTAGCAGGTACTTTTCTTGATCCCGTTTACGATTCATTTAAAGGTGCTACAGGCCTAGATGGTCCAGTGGACTTATCAGGTGAAAAACCAGCGGGTATTCATGAACGTAGTTTAACAGCAGGTATTACTTACAATTATGAACTAGAAAACGGTATTTATGGTTATGTTAGAAGTGATTACATCTACGAGAGTGAAGTCTTTCTTGCGGAAAATGTACCAGAGTCTCTAACACGTAAAGTCGGGACATTAAATGCCACTGCCGGGTTAAACTTTGATAATGGGTTGCACGTTCAACTTTGGGTGCGTAACTTAAATAACGATGAGTATCTATTATCGTCATTTCCACCGCCAATTCAGGCAGGTAGTTATAATGCTTACCCGAGTCAGCCACGTACTTATGGTGCTTCTGTATCTTACGAGTTTTAATAACTGATATTAATGATGTGAGTGACTCATATCGAGCGAATTTAGTGCTTAATAACTTATAACAGCTTTAAGTTGTTAAGCACGCAATTGACTAACACCAGTTTGTTTGTTTGTTGTTAATTGATACGTTGACGCTTAGTGTGTGGTTTTCAACAGCCTAGTGATATTTTATTGTGCTATTGGTGCAATAAAATATCACTAGGCTGTTTATTGTTACCTTGCTTATTCCGTCTTTGCTACATGTATAATTTTAATTTAATTCAGTGGCTTGGTGGTTAAACTCAAGTAATTATTCATTGTTTTATTTTGAAGTGGAACGTGTATAGATGGTGGTACATTGAAGAAAGGTTAACTTATTACCGATGCTACCTGACCAATTTTCCTTCTTTTAAAGTTAATAGCCATTTATCTCCCAATTCGTATTCACGTAGTTTTCTGATTTATCGCAATAATCATCCATCTAAAAATCACCCACCTAAATTCGTTTGAAGAATACTAGGTTATAAGAACTATTCATTTGTTTAATTTTTAAATTGCGCATAGCATGAATTAGTCGCATTAATCTGCTGTTTAATTATGTTAGTGGTAAAAATAAAATGATAACAAGAACAAGCGTTAACTTAATACAAACCCAACTTACAGCGGTAGTTGTGTAACTTATGGCTGCTATTTACCTTATTCGTCACGGGCAGGCATCATTCGGCAAAGCTGATTATGATCAACTGTCTGAAAAGGGTTGCCAACAGTCTCAGTTACTTGGGCAATATTGGCAGGCACTTGCGACCCCCGATAAAATGTTTTCTGGCGCATTGTTACGCCACGAACAAACACTTGAGGGTTTCTTAAAGGGCTATCAAGGTAATAAACCTTCTTCTGTTATACATTCTGGTTTTAACGAATTTAATCATGTTGATATGCTGACCCGTTACGATTCTCAATGGAAAAGTTTTGCTGATATGGCGGCGATAATCAGCAAACAGCCTGAGGCAAATAAAGTTTTTCAAAAAGAGTTTTCTTTAGCGCTTAATCGTTGGGTTAGCGGCGAATATGATGGTGACTATATCGAAAGTTGGTCACAGTTTAAAAAACGTTGTATTGCTGCACTACACGACGTTATTGACCAAGAGTTAAATGCCAAAAAAGCTTTTAATCAGGTAACGCCTTCTAAAAATATTTGTATTTTTACCTCTGGCGGTACTATTTCAGTACTGGTTCAACATATTTTAGGCTTATCTGATCAAAGTACATTATCGGTCAATCAACAATTACGTAATACCGGCGTGACAAAACTACTTTTTACAAAAGACAGTATCAGTATTGATTACTTAAATAATTATGGTCATTTAACGCAAGCGGGTAATGACTGGGTCACCTTTAGATAAACGTAGCTAACAAAACAAGACAAAACAACAAAATTTAAATAGGAATGTAGATATGAGTACCAATTTATTTGATTTAACAGGAAAAATTGCTTTAGTGACTGGCGCAAGTCGTGGTATTGGCGAGCATATAGCGAAATTACTGGCAGAAAACGGCGCTCATGTCATTGTCTCGAGTCGTAAAATTGATGGCTGCCAAGCTGTTGTTGAACAAATTGTTGCTGCTGGTGGCAGTGCGCAAGCAATCGCCTGTCATATCGGTGAGATGGATCAAATAGAAAGCATTTTTAAACAAATATCAGCCGAACACGGAAAGCTCGATATATTAGTCAATAATGCCGCGGCAAATCCTTATTTTGGCCATGTACTTGATACCGACCTAGCTGCATTTCAAAAAACCGTTGATGTGAATATTCGTGGTTACTTTTTTATGTCGACCCTAGGCGCTAAATTAATGAAAGAAAATGACGGTGGGGCAATTGTTAATGTTGCTTCTATCAATGGTGTTATTCCTGGTGATTACCAAGGTATCTACTCGATTACTAAAGCAGCCGTTATCTCTATGACCAAAACGTTTGCCAAGGAATGTGCGCAATTTAATATTCGTGTAAATGCCTTACTGCCTGGTGGCACAGATACTAAATTTGCTTCAACGTTAGTCAATAATCCAAAAATATTAGAACAAATGATGCATCACGTACCGATGAAACGTGTTGCACAGCCTGAAGAAATGGCAGGTACTGTTTTGTATTTGGTCTCTAATGCTTCTAGCTACACCACAGGTACGGCGATTAATGTTGATGGTGGTTATTTAATTGGCTAAATGCAGTTAGCTTTAGCTTAAGTTGAATTAGGTTATAAAAAGACCAATGTACCGTGTGACTTATAGTGAGCAGACGGTAACAATTTTGAGCACTACAATTACTCAGTAAAAGTTGCTCAGTAAAAGTTGCTCAGTAAAAATTTATCATAAAAATTAGAAAAGTTAGGAAATATAATGAGTAACAATAACGCAGAAAAGCTTTTTCAGTCATTCTCAGCAGGTAGTTTAACCTTAAAAAATCGTACCGTTATGGCGCCGATGACACGTACTTTTTCACCTAATTATATTCCAACAGATGACGTGGCAAAATATTATCGCCGTCGTGCAGAAGGTAATGTTGGTTTAATTATTACCGAAGGAACTTTTATTTCGCACAAAGCAGCTAATGGCTATGAACGTGTCCCTGCATTTTTTGGTGAAGAAGCGTTAGCGGGTTGGAAGCATGTGGTTGATGAAGTACATGCCGCCGGAGGAAAAATAGCGCCACAACTATGGCATGTTGGCTCAGTACGTAAAGAAGGTATCGGACCAGACAAAGCGGTTCCAGCCTATAGCCCTTCAGGTTTATACAAACCGGGGTCACCAAATGGTGTTGCGATGAGCCAAGCAGACATTGATGAAGTGGTTGCTTCATTTGCTCAAGCTGCAGCCGACGCTCAAGCTATTGGTTTTGATGCGATTGAAGTCCACGGCGCGCATGGATATTTAGTTGACCAATTCTTTTGGGAAGGTACTAACCAACGTAGCGATAAATATGGTGGTTCATTAGAAAACAGAGCACGTTTTGGCGTTGAAATTGTTCAAGCTATTCGTGCCAAAGTGGGTGTGGACTTTCCTATAATCTTTAGATTTTCACAATGGAAACAACAAGATTACAACGCCAAACTTTGCCAAACGCCTGAAGAGTTAACAACATTTTTAACACTATTAAGCGATGCAGGTGTTGATGTTTTTCATGCCAGTACTCGACGTTTTTGGTTGTCTGAGTTTGAAGGCTCAGATCTAAACCTTGCTGGCTGGACGAAAAAAATCACCCATAAACCGGTTATTACTGTCGGTAGTGTGGGTTTAGATAGTGACTTTACCGGTGAAGGTAGTGCTGATTTAGGCGGCACATCAAACCCAACGGGTATCGATGGCTTATTAGCTCGCTTAAATAACGATGAATTTGATCTTGTTGCTATTGGTCGTGCTTTGCTAGTTGATCCTGAATGGGTTAATAAAATACAGCACAATCAAGAAGATGAAATATCACCGTTTAATAAAGATGCACTGATGAAGTTAAGTTAAGTTAAGTTAAATTAAGTTAGATGAAGTTAATTACAGCCATCAGCGCGTACGCTAGCTACAAAAAAGCGAACGCTAAAGCTAACCATTAAGACAGCAAAGCTAACGTATTACGCGGGTAATGCGTTAACAAATGACTCATAGTAAAAATAATAATAAGGATTTCCCATGGATTTTGAATACAGCGACAAGGTTAAAGAATTAATGGCACGTGTTAACGCTTTTATGGACGAGCACGTTTATCCTGTTGAAGCACTTATGCATGAGCAAGTAGCGAAAAATCAGTGGACAACACCAGCGCTGATGGAAGAGTTAAAAGCGAAAGCAAAAGCACAAGGTTTATGGAATTTATTTTTACCTATCAGTTATGGCAAATATAGTGCTGGTCTGACTAACTTAGAATACGCACCACTGGCCGAAATTATGGGTAAAGTGATGTGGGCACCAGAAGTGTTCAATTGCGCGGCACCTGATACAGG is from Colwellia sp. Arc7-635 and encodes:
- a CDS encoding SDR family oxidoreductase, with translation MSTNLFDLTGKIALVTGASRGIGEHIAKLLAENGAHVIVSSRKIDGCQAVVEQIVAAGGSAQAIACHIGEMDQIESIFKQISAEHGKLDILVNNAAANPYFGHVLDTDLAAFQKTVDVNIRGYFFMSTLGAKLMKENDGGAIVNVASINGVIPGDYQGIYSITKAAVISMTKTFAKECAQFNIRVNALLPGGTDTKFASTLVNNPKILEQMMHHVPMKRVAQPEEMAGTVLYLVSNASSYTTGTAINVDGGYLIG
- a CDS encoding TonB-dependent receptor, producing MNKRSATGYFKRALLVSAILSAINANAVNAQEANTSAQGDDKDIERIMVTASKRLKGLQESPVAVTVVSGLAVEQAKVLDMNDLQTLVPTLRVTPLQRSVNTNFAIRGFGNGTNNIGIEPSVGIFIDGVYRSRAAAQIGDLPRLQQIEVLSGPQSTLFGKNASAGVISVRTMAPSHDLEGKIEVGAGNFNQKLVKGHITNGVTDELALSLSGGFNKRDGYTDSVVGLNQINNRDRWNIRGQALYEPTADVTLRFIADYSEIDEACCTAADVINGPTTGAVRALGGIVLDDSDPFIYKSSLNIDPDNTIEDSGVSVQLDVDFDGFSFTSISALRRNDSKFLNDVDYTSLDILQEGGHTKIDTFTQEFRLTSTGKQRLEWMVGAFIFQEEVETGDTLYYGDDIRNYFDVLMAAGGAAGLLAGVEGVYGLAPGTFFSNESSVNSEFTQDNDAYSIFANFDYHISDDLTAIFGVSYTKDEKKITAQQINTDVLSGIDIDTELTAFNVPLSFIPTLAPAIPTLKSLQFLPPMPSLPNSVEQHKSNDSKTTWSMRLAYEVNDNINIFASAATGFKASSWNLGRNSNPFVADQAALENAGLALANQTYGGRFASPEEAKVYELGLKARFDKAAFNVTIFDQTIEGFQSSIFIGTGYVLANAGKQSTQGLEFDSTYSPTENWAFTLAGTFLDPVYDSFKGATGLDGPVDLSGEKPAGIHERSLTAGITYNYELENGIYGYVRSDYIYESEVFLAENVPESLTRKVGTLNATAGLNFDNGLHVQLWVRNLNNDEYLLSSFPPPIQAGSYNAYPSQPRTYGASVSYEF
- a CDS encoding histidine phosphatase family protein, producing the protein MAAIYLIRHGQASFGKADYDQLSEKGCQQSQLLGQYWQALATPDKMFSGALLRHEQTLEGFLKGYQGNKPSSVIHSGFNEFNHVDMLTRYDSQWKSFADMAAIISKQPEANKVFQKEFSLALNRWVSGEYDGDYIESWSQFKKRCIAALHDVIDQELNAKKAFNQVTPSKNICIFTSGGTISVLVQHILGLSDQSTLSVNQQLRNTGVTKLLFTKDSISIDYLNNYGHLTQAGNDWVTFR
- a CDS encoding NADH:flavin oxidoreductase, coding for MSNNNAEKLFQSFSAGSLTLKNRTVMAPMTRTFSPNYIPTDDVAKYYRRRAEGNVGLIITEGTFISHKAANGYERVPAFFGEEALAGWKHVVDEVHAAGGKIAPQLWHVGSVRKEGIGPDKAVPAYSPSGLYKPGSPNGVAMSQADIDEVVASFAQAAADAQAIGFDAIEVHGAHGYLVDQFFWEGTNQRSDKYGGSLENRARFGVEIVQAIRAKVGVDFPIIFRFSQWKQQDYNAKLCQTPEELTTFLTLLSDAGVDVFHASTRRFWLSEFEGSDLNLAGWTKKITHKPVITVGSVGLDSDFTGEGSADLGGTSNPTGIDGLLARLNNDEFDLVAIGRALLVDPEWVNKIQHNQEDEISPFNKDALMKLS